The following coding sequences lie in one Apium graveolens cultivar Ventura chromosome 1, ASM990537v1, whole genome shotgun sequence genomic window:
- the LOC141718513 gene encoding uncharacterized protein LOC141718513: protein MHRPESSGRMLKWTVELGQFEVDYKPRTAIKGQALADFVLEFPPHQEVEPGALVVIPSTEEVGLERQNSAPWWSLYVDGASNGDGAGAGIELISPEAHKIRHATHLAFHATNNDAEYEALINGLTLALEMKVENLNVFSDSMIVVYQINGGYQAKGPRTELYLKCAQRIIARFNEVRLELIPRGQNEGADELAKLGSRRESTLLGTVPLDIQRQPSVPEHEVGSLNNELGPTWMTSILAYIREGSLPDEKNEARRIKYKAARYVIYDEILYRRGFSVPLLKCIHGEEYNYILREAKLEEKKGAWPEELAQVLWSYNTTPRTTTGETPFSLVYGCEAMVPVEVGAGSFRRDNYNSEANEVNHRLYLDMIEETREEAQIRIAAYQQRTARHYNNKVRARTFKVGDLVLRRVMPNTKVAHDASSYPGPQNHKCDPGGPALHQTYSKSHDASRRHMRAPSASTPTIPASRCGLVPLGILFQWSFD from the exons ATGCATAGACCAGAATCTTCTGGTCGAATGTTGAAGTGGACGGTTGAGCTCGGCCAATTCGAGGTGGACTATAAGCCAAGGACTGCGATCAAAGGCCAAGCCCTGGCCGATTTTGTGCTAGAATTTCCCCCACATCAAGAAGTGGAGCCGGGAGCCCTTGTTGTTATACCTAGCACAGAAGAAGTTGGACTGGAGAGACAAAATAGTGCCCCATGGTGGAGCCTATATGTGGATGGTGCCTCTAACGGTGATGGAGCAGGAGCTGGAATCGAGCTAATCAGCCCAGAGGCTCACAAAATCAGACATGCGACCCATCTGGCCTTTCAtgcaaccaacaatgatgctgagtatgaggccCTGATCAACGGTCTCACGCTAGCTTTGGAAATGAAGGTCGAGAATTTGAATGTGTTTAGTGACTCCATGATTGTGGTCTATCAGATAAATGGGGGGTATCAAGCTAAGGGACCGAGAACAGAGCTTTACCTGAAGTGCGCACAGAGGATAATCGCAAGATTCAACGAGGTGAGGCTGGAACTAATCCCGCGTGGGCAGAATGAAGGCGCGGACGAGCTAGCTAAGCTCGGCTCACGCCGCGAGAGCACTTTGCTAGGGACCGTGCCCCTTGATATACAGAGGCAACCCAGTGTGCCCGAGCACGAGGTGGGCAGCCTCAATAATGAGCTCGGCCCCACGTGGATGACATCTATTCTAGCATACATAAGAGAAGGTTCACTTCCGGACGAAAAGAACGAGGCAAGGAGAATAAAATACAAAGCAGCCCGCTATGTGATATACGACGAGATTCTATACAGAAGAGGGTTCAGTGTTCCTCTTCTCAAATGCATACATGGGGAGGAATACAACTACATCCTGAGGGAA gcaaagcttgaagagaaaaAAGGAGCATGGCCAGAAGAACTCGCCCAGGTCCTATGGTCTTACAACACTACACCCCGAACCACAACTGGAGAGACCCCTTTCTCTCTGGTGTATGGGTGTGAAGCTATGGTGCCCGTTGAAGTGGGAGCAGGATCTTTTCGAAGGGACAACTATAACTCAGAGGCAAACGAGGTCAATCATCGGCTCTATTTGGATATGATCGAAGAAACTCGAGAAGAGGCTCAGATCAGGATTGCGGCATATCAGCAGAGGACAGCTAGGCATTACAACAATAAGGTTCGAGCCCGAACTTTCAAGGTGGGAGATTTAGTTCTGCGCCGGGTCATGCCAAATACCAAGGTG GCCCACGATGCGAGCTCATACCCTGGCCCTCAAAACCATAAATGCGACCCAGGGGGCCCAGCCCTCCATCAAACATACTCAAAGTCGCATGATGCGAGTAGAAGACACATGCGAGCTCCTAGTGCGAGCACACCTACAATACCTGCGAGTCGATGCGGGCTTGTTCCACTTGGCATTCTCTTTCAATGGTCGTTTGATTGA